From a single Drosophila sulfurigaster albostrigata strain 15112-1811.04 chromosome 3, ASM2355843v2, whole genome shotgun sequence genomic region:
- the LOC133843069 gene encoding uncharacterized protein LOC133843069, producing MDPDFVNKYNQVLSRLKLVENFDGDPGKLPQFLHKIEALMPAINTFDDYYKAQLVGHIKNKCTDRAREAVFTRQLSAPAGNGHVAGNGTALLKAESWHKLKEQLLHNFAERESSYALIHKIRSAVLDSNIELYYQKMAKLKQRLLNRKLTHNDTLYALEDIERITLQVFRDHLPEPTHSMILRRNPKSMEEAYRYIVEVQQQFYTQSGPLGGEHGATFSTSHKQTFGIGMGGVGMGTVGIGSVGGSGVGMGLGIASVGLASTGLSYNRQLSDKGFNNQYQQQQQQQNNKSYYNQAAPAVGAGKTSPMFKSNGNPSFKSSFSYNGSSSSGGFNNSYSSSKLDKSNKSKDAGKTKGNTGSSWRK from the coding sequence ATGGATCCCGATTTCGTCAACAAATACAATCAGGTGCTGAGTCGCCTCAAGCTTGTCGAAAACTTTGACGGTGATCCCGGCAAGCTACCGCAATTTCTCCACAAAATCGAAGCTCTAATGCCGGCCATAAACACATTCGATGACTACTACAAGGCACAGCTGGTGGGTCACATCAAGAACAAGTGCACGGATCGAGCCCGCGAGGCGGTCTTCACACGTCAGCTGAGTGCGCCGGCAGGCAACGGACATGTGGCAGGAAATGGGACCGCTTTGCTCAAAGCCGAGTCCTGGCACAAGCTCAAGGAACAGTTGCTGCACAATTTCGCGGAACGAGAATCGAGTTACGCTCTAATACACAAGATCCGAAGTGCGGTGCTCGACTCGAATATCGAATTGTATTATCAGAAGATGGCGAAGCTCAAGCAGCGTCTGCTAAATCGCAAACTCACCCACAACGACACACTCTATGCGCTGGAGGACATTGAAAGGATCACGCTTCAAGTTTTTCGCGATCATTTGCCCGAACCCACGCATTCGATGATCTTGCGGCGCAATCCCAAGAGCATGGAGGAAGCCTATCGCTACATCGTGGAGGTGCAACAACAGTTCTACACGCAGAGCGGACCTCTCGGAGGTGAACATGGCGCCACCTTTAGCACCAGCCACAAGCAAACCTTTGGCATTGGCATGGGCGGAGTGGGCATGGGAACCGTGGGCATTGGCAGCGTCGGAGGCTCAGGGGTGGGCATGGGATTGGGCATTGCTTCGGTGGGTTTGGCCAGCACGGGACTCTCATACAATCGCCAGCTGTCGGACAAGGGTTTCAACAATCAgtaccaacagcaacagcagcagcagaacaacAAGAGCTATTACAATCAGGCTGCTCCAGCTGTCGGAGCTGGCAAAACGAGTCCCATGTTCAAAAGCAACGGCAATCCCTCCTTCAAGTCTAGCTTTAGCtacaatggcagcagcagcagcggtggctTTAATAATTCCTATTCGAGTAGTAAACTGGACAAGAGCAACAAGTCCAAGGATGCGGGCAAGACCAAGGGCAACACAGGCAGCAGTTGGCGCAAGTAA